In Alkalihalobacillus sp. AL-G, the genomic stretch AAATCATTAGGTCTGGAACCGGTGAAGAAGTAATCCAGCAAGATGTTTTGAAAGAAGTTTTTCAGATTGACGCAGAAATAGGGCGCGATCCCCGAACGAACAAACCAATGTGTGTAACCTACAACTTACTAAAAATGGTTGTTCAAAAAGTAGACGAATCAGAAACAAGAAATTCGAGGCACGACAGTTTTGAGAACCGGAGCGTATCCTTTTAATACGTGAGGATCGGAAAAGCCGAGTAACGAAGAAATTCGCTGTTAATGAAGTGGATACTATTTGAACTTCCTATAAAAGGAGAAAACATTCATGAAAAAACAACTAATTCCATTCCTGCTCTTGTTAGTACTCATTCTTAGCGCTTGCAGCAGCAAATCAAATACTGACGAAGGCAATTCATCTGATGAAAAAGAACAAACACCAGAAACGATTACGTACCAATCTGAAAATGGACCGGTTGAAGTACCTGCAGATCCACAACGGGTGATATTACTTTCTGGATTCACTGGTAATGTACTAGCTTTGGATGTAAATATCGTTGGTGTTGATAAATGGTCAACAATGAACCCTCGCTTTGAAGAGGAATTAAAAGATGCAGAGCTTGTATCAGATGAAAACTTAGAAAAAATCATCGAGTTGAATCCAGACTTGATCATCGGACTCTCTAATATTAAAAATTTGGATAAATTAAAAGAAATTGCGCCAACAGTTACTTATACATGGGGCAAGGTCGATTATTTACAACAGCATATCGAAATTGGAAAACTATTGAATAAAGAAAAAGAAGCAAGATCTTGGGTTGAAGATTTCAAGAAACGCGCCAATAAGATCGGTGAAAAGGTCAAAGCGAAAATTGGTGAAGATGCAACTGTTTCTGTAATCGAAAGCTATGCCAAGCAGCTTTACGTATTCGGAAATAACTGGGCACGTGGATCAGAGATCTTGTATCAGGCAATGGACTTGGAAATGCCAGAAAAGGTGAAAGAAACAGCTTTGGATCCAGGTTACTATACGATCTCAGCAGAGGTTCTCCCTGAATATGCCGGTGACTACATCATCTTCAGCAAAAGCCCTGATGCGGATAATTCGTTTATGGAGACTGAAACCTACAAAAACATCCCGGCAGTTAAAAATGATCGCGTTTTTGTACTCAATGCAAAGCAAGCATCCTTCAGTGATCCATTAACACTGGAATATCAACTTGAATTCTTTAAAGAATCGTTTCTTGGAAAGTAAATCGATGAAAAGGGATTCTTCTTAAAAGAATCCCTCTTCTAATTTAATTAAAGAAGTGAGATACATATGACAAAACGACGTTCAAACCTATTCCCATCTACCTACAAATTCATCATTGGAATTCTTCTGTTTATTGGATCATTTATTGTTGCAATGGTCTTTGGGGCAGCCGATACGAGCCTAAATGACGTATGGCTTGCCTTCACATCAGATGTGCAAACAGATATTGTTACCATCATCCGTGAACTCCGATTGCCTCGTGAAGTTGCAGCTATTTTTGTGGGAGCTGCCCTTGCGGTTTCTGGAGCAATCATGCAAGGATTGACGAGGAACCCTCTTGCTGACCCTGGATTATTCGGGTTGACTGCTGGTGCAAATGCCGCCCTTGCCGTAACGATTGCACTTCTTCCTTCAGCAAATTATTTTACGATCATGATTGCTTGCTTTATTGGGGCTGCGATTGGAGCGATGCTTGTTTTTGGTATTGGTGCTATGAAGAAGGGAGGATTCTCACCACTTCGAATTGTTTTAGCTGGTGCTGCCGTTTCTGCCTTTTTATTTGCAGTGGCTGAAGGGATCGGTCTTTATTTTAAAGTTTCTAAGGGGATTTCAATGTGGACTGCAGGTGGGTTGATCGGAACAACATGGAGCCAGCTTCAAATCATCATTCCCTTTATTTTAATTGGTATTTTCGTTTCCTTCCTCCTATCCCGACAGCTTACGATTCTTAGTTTAAATGAGGAATTGGCAGTCGGATTGGGACAAAAGATTACCCAGATCAAATCCGTTCTATTTGTCATTATCATTTTACTTGCTGGTGCATCTGTTGCTCTTGTTGGAAATATGGCGTTCATCGGATTGATGATTCCTCATATCGTCCGAGCGATTGTTGGTACCGATTATCGTTTCATTCTACCAATGTCCGCCTTGATCGGTGCATCGTTCATGCTTGTTGCTGATACACTCGGACGCACGATCAATGCCCCTTTTGAAACACCTGTGGCATCGATCGTAGCATTGATGGGATTACCATTCTTTCTCGTTATCGTACGTAAAGGAGGAAAAGCATTCTCATGATACATCCTCGTTTACTGAAAAAACAACGATTAATCCTGCTTTTATTCCTTTCATTGATCATTCTGACTAGTTTTATAGGAATGGGGTTGGGGTACTCTACTGTTTCTTATGATCGAATTCTCCCGACATTTCTCGGTCAAGGTACGTTTAAAGAAGAGTTTGTCCTATTTTCGATTCGTATGCCGCGAATTATCATTACATTGCTTGCGGGGATGGCTTTAGCGTTATCTGGTGCAATTTTGCAGGGCGTAACCCGAAATGATTTAGCGGACCCAGGCATCATCGGAATCAATACAGGAGCAGGTGTAGCCATCACTGTATTCTTTTTATTTTTCCCGATTGAAGCAGGATCATTTATTTATATGCTGCCAGCAGTTGCATTTATCGGTGCCTTCATTACAGCTCTTTTGATATATGTATTTTCCTACAGCAAAAATACAGGCCTCCAACCCGTAAAATTAATACTAATCGGAGTTGGATTCTCAATGGCTCTCTCTGGTGCAATGATCGTACTTATTTCATCAGCGGAACGTATGAAAGTGGATTTTATCGCAAAATGGTTAGCCGGAAACATTTGGGGAACGGATTGGCCGTTTATTTTGGCGATTCTCCCATGGCTCGTGATTCTCATCCCATTCACCTTGTACAAAGCAAATCGCTTGAATCTATTAGGATTAGGTGAACCGGTAGCGATCGGAACAGGTGTATCGATTGAAAAAGAACGTATCACTTTGCTGATTACGGCCGTTGCACTGGCAGCCGCAGCGGTTTCTGTTACAGGAGGAATTGCTTTCATCGGCTTAATGGCTCCGCATATGGCGAAAGCTCTTGTTGGACCTAGAAATCAATTATTTATCCCGGTTGCGATTTTGATTGGAGGTTGGCTGCTGTTATTCGCCGATACAATCGGACGGAATTTAATTGGTCCTTCCGGAATTCCAGCAGGTATCATGACCGCCCTGATCGGTGGACCGTACTTTATCTATTTATTGATGAAAAAATAGCAAAAAGAGACCTGAGTGATTTTCCTCCGCTCAGGTTTCTTTTTTCTGGAGAGTTCTGGACGGCGTATTGAACGATTAAGTAAATCAAATCGCAAAAGAATGGACATTTTTAAATAAAAATAACCCTTTAAATGTAATAATACTGTAATTTACATGAGTAAAGATACCTTTCAGGTGAACTCCTACACATTATAAACAGGAATTCGATATCGAAAATTGATATTTCGGCCACGAATAGTAAAAAGGTCACGAAAGCACTCTCTGCTCCAGCGGAAATGTGCCCAAAAAAAGCTAGCCCAATCAGATTCAAGGGCTAGCTTTGATTTTTTTTCGAAGATCTTTTCTTGTGCATATCGTTTTGTAATCATCTAGCAAGATTGAAGTCTACAATACTATACTACCCTTTTAAAACTACATCAGCGTTTTCCAACGGTGCTTCAGTTCTTAAATAGTAATCTTCCGCTTTCCAATATCTGTTCTCAAACTTGGCTACGTTCCTCTGGGTCCCTTCACTTTCACGACGAAACCTAACATCTCTAGGACAATTTAAAAAAATCATATGATCGAAGAATCTTCTCCACTCTTTCCGTTGAAGAAACACCCCTTCAACAACAATAACGCCTTCATCAGGAAGCTTTATGTTCTGAAATCGTTGCGTATCAATTTTATCCTCGTAGAATGGAAGAGTAATTTGATCAGTGGTCTTAAGTCTTTCGAAAAAATGGTGAGTCAACCACTCAATGTCCCACTGCAAAAAATAGTACTCGTGCCATTCTTCCTGCCCTGTATCATAACGTTTTTCCCGCTCCACTATGTGATCATCAATATGGAAAATATGGAATGGCGTATTCTCTTTTTTCAAATACTGACTAAGTTCGTTTACGAGTGTGGTTTTTCCAGATCGACTTAACCCATCGACACCTACGATTAAACGATCATCCATCTTGAATTCCTTTATCGAATGTATAATGAGATTTAACAAGTTTACTCCCCTTTTTAAAAGTTCAGCAGCAATAGTCATAGGGATGAAGAGGTCGGTTTGCAGGAAATCTCCATTTCGGATGAAACGAATCATCTTTCCAATGCCATGCACCCAATGCCGCTGCACACGCGTCGATTGAATGGCTTTCCTCCTCTATCTCAATTGGTAATTGTGTCAACCCTTGTTGCCCAAACCATTTTCGTATGTAATTTCTCGCCGATTGTTCTTGTTTGTATCTTAAAACATAGTCAATATCTTGACGAGGGAGCCTTGATCCAATAATCGCACCAGGATGTACTTCTACTATTGAAATCGGGAAAGGAGATTCAAGACTTTCGATTTCTCTACTAAGCTTGATTCCTCTTAATGTTAAATACACCATTCTAGTCAATGTTGGAGGCATGATCGAGCCAGACTTCATTCCTAACCCAATAATAAACTTCCTCAGTTCTCGATCACTCTGGCGATCTCCACCCCCATCTTCATAGGATAAAGGAGCATCTATTCCGATAACGACTTCACCAATCCGGCTTTGTTCTAAAACCTCTTCCAATATCCTTTGATCACTGATTCCAGGCATCCACTTATTCAATTTCAGTTGATTTCCCTGTTTCTCAAAAACAGTAAGCACCGTGTCTTTATGATTACTAGGTCCAGATAAGTCAATACCAATCACACGCATAAAAAACCTTCACTTTCGTAAATTCTAGTCTACTATTTCAGCAAATGCTCGAACTGGAAAGGTTCCCATTCCTTTGATTTTAGGGGGAACGGCAAAGAATAGAAATTTATTA encodes the following:
- a CDS encoding iron ABC transporter permease — encoded protein: MTKRRSNLFPSTYKFIIGILLFIGSFIVAMVFGAADTSLNDVWLAFTSDVQTDIVTIIRELRLPREVAAIFVGAALAVSGAIMQGLTRNPLADPGLFGLTAGANAALAVTIALLPSANYFTIMIACFIGAAIGAMLVFGIGAMKKGGFSPLRIVLAGAAVSAFLFAVAEGIGLYFKVSKGISMWTAGGLIGTTWSQLQIIIPFILIGIFVSFLLSRQLTILSLNEELAVGLGQKITQIKSVLFVIIILLAGASVALVGNMAFIGLMIPHIVRAIVGTDYRFILPMSALIGASFMLVADTLGRTINAPFETPVASIVALMGLPFFLVIVRKGGKAFS
- a CDS encoding iron ABC transporter permease; amino-acid sequence: MIHPRLLKKQRLILLLFLSLIILTSFIGMGLGYSTVSYDRILPTFLGQGTFKEEFVLFSIRMPRIIITLLAGMALALSGAILQGVTRNDLADPGIIGINTGAGVAITVFFLFFPIEAGSFIYMLPAVAFIGAFITALLIYVFSYSKNTGLQPVKLILIGVGFSMALSGAMIVLISSAERMKVDFIAKWLAGNIWGTDWPFILAILPWLVILIPFTLYKANRLNLLGLGEPVAIGTGVSIEKERITLLITAVALAAAAVSVTGGIAFIGLMAPHMAKALVGPRNQLFIPVAILIGGWLLLFADTIGRNLIGPSGIPAGIMTALIGGPYFIYLLMKK
- a CDS encoding kinase is translated as MLNLIIHSIKEFKMDDRLIVGVDGLSRSGKTTLVNELSQYLKKENTPFHIFHIDDHIVEREKRYDTGQEEWHEYYFLQWDIEWLTHHFFERLKTTDQITLPFYEDKIDTQRFQNIKLPDEGVIVVEGVFLQRKEWRRFFDHMIFLNCPRDVRFRRESEGTQRNVAKFENRYWKAEDYYLRTEAPLENADVVLKG
- a CDS encoding DUF429 domain-containing protein, encoding MRVIGIDLSGPSNHKDTVLTVFEKQGNQLKLNKWMPGISDQRILEEVLEQSRIGEVVIGIDAPLSYEDGGGDRQSDRELRKFIIGLGMKSGSIMPPTLTRMVYLTLRGIKLSREIESLESPFPISIVEVHPGAIIGSRLPRQDIDYVLRYKQEQSARNYIRKWFGQQGLTQLPIEIEEESHSIDACAAALGAWHWKDDSFHPKWRFPANRPLHPYDYCC
- a CDS encoding iron-hydroxamate ABC transporter substrate-binding protein, translating into MKKQLIPFLLLLVLILSACSSKSNTDEGNSSDEKEQTPETITYQSENGPVEVPADPQRVILLSGFTGNVLALDVNIVGVDKWSTMNPRFEEELKDAELVSDENLEKIIELNPDLIIGLSNIKNLDKLKEIAPTVTYTWGKVDYLQQHIEIGKLLNKEKEARSWVEDFKKRANKIGEKVKAKIGEDATVSVIESYAKQLYVFGNNWARGSEILYQAMDLEMPEKVKETALDPGYYTISAEVLPEYAGDYIIFSKSPDADNSFMETETYKNIPAVKNDRVFVLNAKQASFSDPLTLEYQLEFFKESFLGK